A single window of Amphiura filiformis chromosome 17, Afil_fr2py, whole genome shotgun sequence DNA harbors:
- the LOC140137663 gene encoding uncharacterized protein, with amino-acid sequence MSFSAVVEERSRTMEEHQNAVRQMCRVCGQRLKTWCARASSKAAQIKATYNVDTSRDEANVHPQHLCKCCDADLYKATSSREVIYFWESHNDVKCQTCEMYRKQAIGGRPKKKQTVAALKVKARKDEHSVAAEVENACDVLLSIQPSCNDVVSNKLQKIASFIVKDMLKEAKDGCIQLPTGGPKLSMTKAVIPRITSSRASKRTIQSRNQIIDRSTRIISGGIAEGRFQMTLYIQSRKELREQIIPRIKIPNGHELAMKAALGWSWRHMRRLKKWLKLYNIKMAGETATRVQMGLLLEPAHLQSTMLPFIFKQEDGSSLCKEAPMVYIPDIISHIKYTLDRLDSNNMLTWDHHPTDRILVKIGADHGGGTTKAYYNIINVDNTNSCNATTIFSMFEAPETQANLHIALDRFVEQVNKLESETWRGMGFEVYMCGDYEIIRKFLGLQGASATYPCFCCTVRKENINNTETYPSRTLAQIIEDSEAVEANGNTVQAKQKHHSVFEKPFFNIPIEKVCPPALHISLGLWQTFFDMLVRDVQCLGEAIADELADMPTSTTNGKFSDYIQVVKDCMEEVQEKRTLADELRDQAVDIEFQQMSQALFHPTEPSDQQMKEVEDLHKRAKQLDDEADGIRKKHKLSTTSNPLLQKLDTTLASFKVRRQAYFGGIFNGNHVDKCLKADNYEKVLDCIVEETRKLTTSLELDDRASAIKMRYMLLFEKFSACHAIYSTANPVTAEEIHELERNIDLLINHIKHKWPKKRFTPKLHLLYKHVVPFMKRVGFGLGKFADQGGGNSFTTNATFLDADLRE; translated from the exons atGTCTTTTTCAGCAGTGGTCGAGGAGAGGAGTAGGACGATGGAAGAACATCAAAATGCGGTAAGGCAAATGTGTCGTGTATGTGGCCAACGACTTAAGACATGGTGTGCTAGAGCTTCGAGCAAAGCAGCACAAATTAAGGCAACTTACAATGTGGACACCTCAAGAGATGAAGCAAACGTCCACCCCCAACATCTGTGTAAGTGCTGCGATGCAGACCTGTATAAGGCAACAAGCTCAAGGGAGGTAATTTATTTTTGGGAGTCACACAATGACGTCAAATGTCAAACATGTGAAATGTACAG AAAGCAGGCCATTGGAGGAAGGCCAAAGAAGAAGCAGACAGTGGCAGCTTTGAAAGTCAAAGCAAGGAAAGATGAGCATTCAGTTGCTGCAGAGGTTGAGAATGCCTGTGATGTGTTACTATCAATACAGCCCTCTTGTAACGATGTTGTCAGCAACAAACTGCAAAAAATAGCCAGTTTTATTGTGAAAGACATGCTGAAAGAAGCAAAGGATGGATGTATTCAACTTCCAACAGGTGGACCG AAACTATCCATGACAAAGGCGGTGATACCACGAATAACATCATCCAGAGCAAGTAAACGAACCATACAATCAAGAAACCAGATTATCGATAGGTCCACCAGAATCATCAGCGGTGGCATTGCTGAAGGACGTTTCCAAATGACTTTGTACATTCAGTCACGTAAGGAGCTAAGGGAGCAGATAATACCAAGAATTAAGATACCAAATGGTCATGAGCTGGCCATGAAGGCGGCCTTGGGATGGTCATGGCGACACATGAGACGCTTAAAGAA GTGGCTTAAGTTGTATAACATTAAAATGGCAGGCGAGACAGCAACGCGGGTACAGATGGGTCTGCTTTTGGAACCAGCCCATCTACAGTCCACCATGCTCCCCTTTATCTTCAAACAAGAAGACGGGTCAAGCTTATGCAAGGAAGCACCCATGGTGTACATACCTGACATAATCAGCCATATTAAGTACACATTGGATCGTCTTGACAG CAACAACATGCTGACCTGGGACCATCATCCCACTGATCGCATACTTGTGAAGATTGGAGCAGATCATGGTGGCGGTACAACCAAAGCGTACTACAATATCATCAATGTCGATAACACCAATTCGTGCAACGCAACAACTATATTTAGTATGTTTGAAGCTCCGGAAACGCAGGCTAACTTGCACATAGCATTGGATAGATTTGTTGAACAAGTGAACAAGTTAGAGTCAGAGACATGGAG AGGTATGGGATTCGAAGTTTACATGTGTGGGGACTATGAGATTATAAGAAAATTTCTGGGCCTTCAAGGAGCCTCTG CTACTTACCCATGCTTCTGTTGCACAGTAAGAAAAGAAAACATCAACAATACGGAAACCTACCCAAGCCGCACACTAGCACAGATTATTGAAGACTCTGAAGCTGTGGAGGCCAATGGAAATACAGTTCAAGCCAAACAGAAGCACCACAGCGTCTTTGAGAAACCATTTTTCAATATTCCCATTGAAAAG GTGTGCCCTCCAGCACTGCATATATCCCTTGGATTATGGCAGACCTTCTTCGATATGCTGGTACGGGATGTCCAATGTTTAGGAGAAGCGATAGCTGATGAACTTGCTGACATG CCAACATCAACCACAAATGGAAAATTCTCAGATTATATTCAAGTTGTCAAGGATTGCATGGAAGAAGTACAGGAGAAAAGAACACTGGCAGATGAATTACGAGACCAAGCTGTGGATATTGAGTTTCAGCAAATGTCTCAGGCATTGTTTCATCCAACTGAGCCAAGTGATCAGCAAATGAAGGAAGTTGAAGATTTGCACAAGAGGGCAAAGCAATTG GATGATGAAGCAGATGGAATTCGGAAGAAGCACAAACTATCAACAACATCAAATCCACTACTGCAGAAATTGGATACAACCCTTGCCAGTTTTAAGGTGCGGAGGCAAGCTTACTTCGGTGGGATTTTCAACGGCAACCATGTGGACAAATGTTTGAAA GCTGACAACTATGAGAAAGTTCTTGACTGCATTGTAGAGGAAACAAGGAAACTCACAACATCTCTGGAACTGGACGATAGAGCAAGTGCAATAAAGATGCGTTACATGCTTCTCTTTGAGAAGTTTTCTGCCTGCCATGCCATCTACAGCACAGCAAACCCAGTAACAGCAGAGGaaattcatgaacttg AAAGGAACATAGACTTATTGATCAACCACATAAAGCACAAATGGCCAAAGAAGCGGTTTACGCCAAAACTGCACCTACTATACAAGCATGTGGTGCCATTTATGAAGAGGGTTGGGTTTGGGTTGGGAAAGTTTGCAGATCAGGGGGGGGGGAACAGCTTCACCACAAATGCAACATTCTTGGACGCAGATTTGAGGGAGTAA